TTGGACCTTTGCTCAGgctcctccccccagccccaggccttcCCGCCCACTGCAGCCTTGGTCCTGCCTCACCTACCCAAAGACTCTGCTCACGGGCAGCCTGGTCAATGCTTGGGACTACTTGGGGCTCCCTGGCCTGGGAGTGTGGCACTGTCTAAGAGGGACATGTGGAAGAATGACCATGGAAAAGCCCAAAGCCAGCAACAGGTGAATGGATGTACCCTCGAGATGCAGGCTCCAGCAAGGAGGACAGCTGCCCTCACTGGGGGCTGGCCCACATGTGGGTAGGGAATCCCTCTGGGAGCCCAGGAACTCTTGTTAAATGGACACAGGCTAATCTTCCCAGAGTCTAGCTTGATGAGCACGCCCGTGTTTAGTAATCCCAGCCTGACAGAGCAGACAGCAGGTGGGAGGCAGCCCCAGGCCTGGGTGCGGGATGCAGGTCATGACAGGCTGTCTCCACAGGCTGCAGCCTCCCTGGGGCTGGGTAAAGCAGCCCTGGGCTGGCCTCTTCTGGCTCCTTCGACAGGCTACCTGGTGGGCTCCCACATGGGACAGGGGTCCTCTGGATGAATCCACTGTTCGGCGCCTCCCCCGCCCCATCAGCATAACTCCTTGGCCACAAAGGAGACCTCACACTGCAAGGCAGGGGGCTCATCCTGAGCAGGGGAGCCCAGGACGACACAGCAACCCTGAGATCTCACGGGGGCCGAGGCCTCCCCTTTACCTCTGCCTGGCTCCCCGTGAGAGAGTCACCAGAACACTGGTGGCCCCCCTTCCATGTTTCATCCACAGCCCCTGGTGCCAAGAAAGATGCGCTGGAGGGAGATGTGGCGGGAGATGAGGCAGTGGGCTCAGCATCCCCTGACCCAGAGGGACCAGTGGAATAAAATCAAACCAGCTTTAATGCCAATATAGTCTCTCTTTTAAATACCATGTTCCCCAGGATGGAGCGCAGGGGCAGGCTCTTGGCAGGATGAGTGGAAAGGAAAAGTGGAACAAAATGGAATGGATAGCCCCGGGCTGCCCCTAAACTGCCCAGGGCCCTGCCATAGCGCTCCAGGGACCAGCTGCCCGCTTGGGAGGGGGATATGACAGCAGCTTCTTCTGGTCCAGTTAATTGTGGAGGTGTGGGCTACGGGCCCCTCCCTTCCCAGAGCCCCCAGACTCTTCTCAGGATTTCTGCCCTTTCAGACCAGCAGAACCAGGGCCTGAGCTCCTCTGATCTTGGAGGGGCCCCCTGCCTGAAACAACTGCCGCGTGGGGCGGGCAGGGGTGCCCCTGGCCAAGCCAGCTAGGTGACTTGCTCAGTAACTGCTCTGGTGGCCTGTGAGAATGTAGAGGTTGCTGTGAGCCCCGGGCTTGTCGGTGGGAATGCTCTCAAGGATGATGTCTCTGGAGAGGAGGGAGAATGGAAGTGAGCGAGGTGGGAAGGCACATGGCACCGCCATCCGTGGGGCGGGGACTGATGGGCACCGTGTCCTACCTGTGGGCGCCGAGCACTCGGAAGATCCTCGTCTCATCTGTGATCTCCTGGGTCACCTGGGAAGAAAGGGGGCACTGAGGCCACCCCAGCGCACCCTCTCCTAGAAGGTGGGGACCACCAGGTGGGGAGGCCTAGACTCCAGGGTCCCCCTCACCTCATTGGTGTCCAGGCTGCGGCCCTGCATCCCATGGCTCCAGAAGGCCAGCACGCTGTCCTGCAGGCACACTGGGAAGGGCCGGGCCACCATCAGCCTCGTGCCTGCCCGAGGGCCACTGGTTCCCCCAGCGATGCCCCAGGCCCAGGTGTGGGTGGCAGACCAGACTGCAGGTGGCCAGGATGGCTCTCAAGAGGGGCTGGGGGACCTGCCTCCTTGTTCTGCTGCCAGCTCCCAGCCCCAGAGCCATATCATGCGCTCCAGGCTGGCATCTTCTGCATCCACCCCCCTCAGCCCCACCGTCCAGTTCACTCACCCACAGTCTCAATGGGGAAGTCAAAGGTCAGCACGGGCGCCAGCGTGGCCGTGGGCTCGCCCAGCAGGTTGACAATCCTCACGCAGCCTGCATAGGGCCGGGGTCGGGGGGTGCTGATGGGTGGGGGGGCTCCCTTACCACCCCCTCCAACACCCCAGCCCTGACCCCAGGAACACTCACGGTCAAAGCAGACCAGGACTGTGTCCCTGTCCACCTGGATCACCTGCTGGGCCGAGCCCGGGAACCCCTCTGCAGTTAGAAAAGGGAGACATGGCctggctgagccaccagcccTGCTCTGGCTCCGAGAGGAAGACACGGGGCAGCGGGTGGGTTGTTAGGCAGCCTTCACCACAGGAGCATCCTGGGGGGTGTTATGATGCTGGATCTCACTGCACAGCTGGGGCACTGAGGCTTGGCGCCAAAGTGACCCATCCGCAGGCTCACAGGGAGCCGGGCTGAACCTCAGGGAGCCGCAGGAGAGCAGGGACCCGGGAGTCAGGGGAGCCGGGCTTCAAGACTCAGTCACTATGCGACCTCGGATCTCTGAGCTTCAGGTTCCTTAACTGTAACCCAGGCATGACGATACCTACCTCACAGGGCCGTTGTAAGAATCAAGAGTAAAATCTCATGAGACCCCTGGCTGGGAGTTTGGCCACCGTACTGTCCAGGGCACCTTCCCCTTCCTTCACCCACCGCCACTCCCTTCACTCCCTGAGCTGCCCTAGCACCCAGGATCCTGCTTCCTTGCTCAGAATGAAGGcctctggctcctgccttccccaGCTTGGTTGTCCTTGCAGCCCCCGCAGGGTTGATCAGGTTGTCTTAGCTGCTGAGCCCTTTGGTCTAGTGACATCTTCTATGGGGAGACCCAGCTGAAGGGAGGCTGGGAGCCTCGGGATCCCCAAGATCTCTGTGGAGCTGTAAACTGTGGGGCACTCTCTGTGCATACAtatcacgtgcacacacacactcattcacgCAGAGCCTGGCCCTCCAGCTCACCGGGTGGGATGAGGATGTCCGGCGTCAGGCCAGCCTCCAGTGGTAGGACGTGGAACAGGACGCGGCAGCCGGGCCCCTCAGGGCCCTCGGCCCCCACACACACCTGCGGGAGCTCCTTCCCGTCCAGTACCAGCGGCTCCAGCATCCCTGCTGGGCTGGGCAAGGGGCTGGAGAAGTTCTGGGGGCAGCAGCGGCACTCAGGTCTTTATTTCCTCCCCCACACCCCTCTGCTGCCCGCCCGGGGGGTCCCCCCACTGGCCCCGCACCTTCAGCAGCAGGAACTTCTGCAACGGCTCGTACCACTGCAGCAGGAGCAGGCTGGAGGGGAGCGCGGCCAGCAGGAAGGTGCTGCCCGTGTGGGGGTTCCGCACTGCGGGAGAGGAGGCGGTGGGCCCCGGGGCTGTGCCCGCCTGTGCCCAGctagccccgccccgcccctacCTCGTCCCACCCGCCCCCCAGCTCTTACCCACACGACACTGCAGGCAGCCTTTGGTGTCAGGAATCTTGTTGGACAGGGCAAAGCGCCTGGGGGGACAGCAACCAGGGCAGGTGTCCCCGGCGCCATCCTGGGCAAGCCCTGACCCCCCGCAGAGCCCTAAGGATGAGTTCTAACACCTTCCCTGCCTCACAGGTGGCAGACGGAGGCTCTGGAAGGCCAAGTCACTTGCTCGAGTAACTGAGAAGCGGATGTGATGTTGGGCCCGTGGCTCCAGCACCCAAATTGACAGACTGGAGCCTGTACATCCAGACCAGGGGTTTGGCTCACAGAATTCTCTCTAACCCTGACTGGGGGGCAAGGCGCTTGACCTCTCGGTGCCTCAGCTGACTCCTCtgcagatgggggtggggggcgggcaacCGTGGTACCCACCTTGCAGGGTCACAGTGAGGTTTGTATGAGTTAACTCAGCAGAGGGCTTGCAGCAGAGCCCGCATAACAGGTGCCCTCACAGAAGGCTAGCTTTTCTCATCCCCTATTAATACTTTCCCACCTATTTTCAGTCATTGAAAATCCTTTTTAAGGAAAGGAAGGATCcaaatgctgttgttgtttagttgctaagtcatgtccaactcttttgcgaccccatggactgtagctggtcaggcttctctgtccatggaatttcccaggcaagaataatgaagtgggttgccacttcctcctccatgggatcttgccaacccagggatcgaacccacatctcctgcattggcaggtgggttctttatcatgaagccaccgaggaagcccaaaATGAAGAAATTAGGGTGTGGGAGGGCTGGGAGTTGATTCAGGCTCCAGCTCCTCCTTCAGCCAGAGCACTCAGGGCCAGTTCCCACCCCACACGCCGTATGTCACAGGTGGGCAAGCTGGCCAGAGGAAACAAAGACTCGCAAGAAAACGGCAATCACCGGGCCCTCTTCTGTTTCCGCTGGCTATTACACGGGGTGGCCAGTGGGTGGCTTCCTTTGGTGCTGAGGGAGAAGTAGGGTCCTTGCTCTGGTTCCTTGCTGTCCCCCAAGCCCTCAGGGGAAGTTCCGAACCCGTTTCTTGCTCTGAGAAGCAGGGCAGCATGCCAGCAGCCCGGCCACCTCTCCCTGTGACCCAGGGCCCATCTGCACCCTCTGCTGGGACGTGGGGCCCGCCGAGGAAGCCAGCACCTCTCTCCCTGCGTTTGCTCCTCTCTCCCCTGTTCCTTCCACTCTCTTCCCAGTTGGCCTTCAGATGGGACAgaggcagatttttttatttgtttctttctccaaCAATTTGAGATCTCCGCTGTGACTTCCCGAACACACACCCAAAGCTGCCTGTGACTTGGGGCTGTATTGGGCCTATTTCCTGCAGGTCCCGGGCCAAAGCAGAGGTTGGCCTGGGACTGAGGTCAGGAAGCTCCAAGGCCACTGGGTTCCCAGCGTGGTCCTCGAGCGAGACTACTGCACGAAGAGCCTGGGCCCCTCATCTCCTCGGTGGGTGTAGCCACGGCCCAGCCTCCCCCACCGTCCCCACCGGCTTCCACCACCCACCTGGTCATGGCGAATTCTAAGCCCACAGCCCACCTACCCGCTCAAATCTCAGGGCCACCCCCCACTCCCTGAAAAGAGCTGAGGCCTGACTTGTACATTTCAAACTCGATGTGACACCATTGAATTCTGCCCCACCCGCAGCTGATGACAGCTCCATCCTTCCGTTGCCAAGGCCAAAACCCTGGAGTCATCCTtgactcctctctttctcttccatccACCAACTGTCAGGAAATCCTGTTGGTCTGGCtttcaaaataaaactggaaTCTGACTGCCTCTGTCCTCCTTCACCGCTACCCTGGCCCAAGGCGCCATCACGTCGCACCAGCCTCCTGACAGGCCTCTGCTTCCACCTGTAtctcctccagcctcctcccagCACAGCAGCCAGACTGACCTGTGAGAACCTCAGTCAGGGCACACTCAGTCAGGGGTAAAGGCTGCTCTGTGGCGACAGGGCCCTCGGAGGCCAGCCCCTTCTCACTGCCCCCGTGTGGACCCCCTGACTCCCTGCTGTTCCTCACACGAGCAGGCCTGGCCTCTGGGCTCAAGCCCCGACCCCCCAGCCCCCAGATATTCTCAGGACTCACTCCATCACCCCCTCCAAGTCTTTGCTCACACAGCACCCTCTCAAGGACGTCCTTCCTGCCCACCCTTTGAACACCGCCTCCTGACCCTCCACGTCACCACTGCGCTGCCTCCTTCCTCGTGTCCATTGTTGTCTGTCCCTCTTGAGAGAGAGTCTGAGGAGTACAAGGGTCTCTAGTTCCCAGGAGGATCTCACACCCAGGAGGTTGCCTGGCACATACCAGGAGCTGTACGGCTAAATGAGGGCCCCTGCcacccgtgggcagaggagcctggcaggatacagcccatagggtggcacagagtcggacacgactgaagagacttggcacgCACACACCACCTCATAAACACACCTCAAGCCTGCTCACTGGGGGTCTCCcagtccctcccttcccctcacgCACACTCTCATTAGTCCCCACATCCCGTCAACCCTACTTCCTAAATATTGCTCGGGTCCGTCCAGTTCCCACTGCTGTCCCTCGTCTCGGGTCACTACACTGGCCTCCCTTCCAGGCCCTCTCATCAGTCTCCTGCTCCATTCATCCTTCCCGCTATCACCACAGCCGTCGGCAGGCGCTCCTGTGTCCATCTGCCCAGACAagcccctctctccttcctcaacTCCAGGAGAGGGCGCGTGACCCAGGCCTGGCCCCTGGCTCCTCATCCCGTGGCCGCAGTGACCAGCCCAGAAGTGGGCACGGCCCTCAGCTAGGCCCGTGAGAACTGGCCCCAGCCCGTGGTGGGAATTACTTGGAAACAGAGGCTCCAGTTCCACGGGTTTATTAGCTAGTGGATCACTGGGTGGACCTGCAGGTGGCCGTCACTGGGCAGGAAAGCCTACTTGAGGATGTAGGTGACGAGAGGGAAACAGAGCCAGGAGACGCAGGAAGACGCCCAGGGTGCTGCTGGCGCCGGGGCCCAGCTGGGCCTGCAGCTGACCCTACTCCCGTTACTGCTACATGTTActgttggtcgctcagtcctgtctgactctttgtggccccatggactgtagcccaccaggctcctatgtccatgggattctccaggcaagaatactggagtgggttgcatttccttctccaggggatcttcccaactcagggatcgaaactgggtctcctgaattgcagatgcTTTCTTTACTAtgtgaaccagcagggaagcacCAGACCCCACTCCTACCCGAGGCATTAAATTCCCTTTTGTGCTAAAGCCAGTGAGTGAAATCATCCGCAACAGGAAGAGTCCTGACTGACATACAGAGGGATCCTACTAAGATGCTCCCCGTGCCGCTGCCAGTCAGACAAAGCCCAGATCCCGGCCTGGCATCAAAGGCAGGGCTCTGCCACCTGTACAGCTTCCCCTTGGGCTTCTCCCCCTCCCCTACTCAGCCCAAACACCTTCTACCTCCACAGATCGCCTAGGAAAATTCACACATAATTCACACATATTCCTTCCTTGCTGGAAGGCTGATCTCTAATGCATCTCCCACAAGCTCGCCTAGCCTCTCTGaggcctccccacccctcccagctcTGGCTCACCCCAGAGCTGAGTGTTAAGGACTCATGGGACTTGTCCCCAAGCCCAACCTAAGAACTGGCGTTTCCCAGTGCTCAGGAGACATTTGCCCCACAGCCTACCCACCGCGGTGCCAAGGGCTCGTCTGACATAGTCACATCCACTGTCTCCTTCCCTCCCGACAGGCCTGGGGGCAGCGGGAGGGAAGGCTACCAGCGGGGCTGACCAATGAGGAAACCAGGCCTCAGAGAGAGGCCAAGTGATATGACTAAGATGCCAACCATGTCAGGACCAGGAAAGGCCGTGTTCCAGCCCTGGCTCTGTCCCTCCGTCTCCCCTGGGTGCTCCCATCCCTGTAGGGCCAGGGTTGCTGACCTGGGGATGATGCGCTGGGTGAGGCGGTTGGTGGGGATGGAGAGGGGGACCTGCTGCTGTAGCCGCCGCTGTTCAAACAGGCCTGGGAGGTCATGGGCCCAGATGTGCGTGGATTTCCCTGTGGAGGGACGTGGCGGAGGTGGGGATCAGAGCTGGTGGGCAGGCCgccagccccgccccctgcccgtCCCACCTGGTACCTGAGAGGGACAGGAGCACGTTGTTCACGCAGTAGAGCCAGGCGCAGCGGTGCGAAATCAGCTGAGGCCACAGAGCGACAGGCAGATAGCGTCAGCCCCCGGCCCCGGTTCCCCAGCCCTCCCCTGCTAGCCGGGCCTCACCTTCTCCAGTGTATCCTCATGCAGTTCGTGCAGGTTGAGGGTATAGATGCCCTCCTCGGCTCCCACCACCAGGAACTGGTCTGCAGGTTGGGGCATGGGGTCAGAGGTCAGCTACATCCCCGGGCCCAAGCCAGGGATTCccagtctcctccctcctccctggcccTGCCTACCCCGGGTGACAGGGTGAATCCAGGTGATAGCGGCATGGATCCGCAGGGGGCAGCCATTGAAGACCTTGGAGAAGCAGGCGCCCATCTGGAGAGGAAGCAGGAGGCTGATGAGGAAGTTAAGGGGCAGCGGGGGGCGGTAGTGGGGGCGGGCAGCAGGTGGTGGGGCAGCAGGCAGCCGGGAGGCGGAGCTATGAGACAAACACTTACGTGCACCTTGGGGGTCGGGGGGAGCCCGTGGCAGGATGACCtctgggagggaggagaggagtcaGGGTCTTACCCACAGactcctgcctcccccaccctccttcaGCACCCCCTCACCTCAGGATCTTCCCGGTGCTTCATGGTGGCCCAGGcggtggggagcaggggagggcTGGCGGGGCCTGGGTGCGGCAGGGGTGGGGTTCCTGCAGGCACAGAGCGGCGGCCGTGAATTCCAGTCCCAGACCACCCCGGGGCCGGCCTCCTGCTCCCTACAGCTGGCTCACCTGGGAGGCTGGGGTGAAGGTCCTCGGCTGGAGGCTCAGTGGGAGATGACCCCAAGAACGGGGCCCTCTTGATGGTTCCTATGGTGTCATCTGGAGAGTCCAGCTCCTGGCGGGAGGGTCAGGGGACCCAGCCCAGCTGTTAGCAAGTGACCCTGTAACCTACTCCCAGCCAGCAGCACCCCCACCCTCAGGTCCCCTCCACTCTGAACCTGGAGTTCCGAGGCCGGCCGGATGGTCAGGCTCCTGTTGGGGACAGATTGGAGGGAGATGAGGTGTGAGATACGATGGGGTCATGAGCCCGGTCCCCACCCTCTCCGGGCTCCGGGCCCTCACCTTTCCTCCAGGGCCTCCTGGACTGACTGCAGCAGGCTCCTgggcagggatggggaggggtcAGAGGTCAGCCtgccctcctgctcctgcccccctGCAGCTTCCTTCCCCCTCACTCACCCACTCAGCTCCTCCTTCCCCAGCAGCGTCCACTCCTCTTCCCACTATGGGGAAACCAAGTCAGAAAGGCcgggaaggaggcagagagacagacaggcaaCGTGAGAGGGCGCTGGAGAgatgggggaagagagagagaaggcaggcagacagacagacagatggaaagTGAGATGGTAACAGGCAAGAGAATCGAGAGAGacaacaagagacaaagaaactGTGAAAGAGGGACAAAGGCAAAGAATGAGAGGGAACAAGACAGTGAGAGAGACAGGCACGGAGAGGCTGAGACTGTGGAGGCGAAGGGAGACGCTGATAACAGAGACAGCGAGAGAGCAGAGACGGTGAGTCAGACAACCCAGCAGCCACAGCGACTGAGGCAGAGAGGAACGTGCCGAAGGAGGTGGCGGTGGGGGGGGTCCTCCAACTCGTGACAGGCCCAcatgtgttttttggccatgctgcatggagcacatgggatctcagttccccaaccagggatggaacccgcaccccctgcagcAGAAGCGTGGAGgcctaatcactggaccgccagggacgtCCCAGGCCCTCCACCAACTGTCCAAAACGACCTGCCCCAGGAAGGAGCCCCAGCCCTCCCGGTCCCTGCGCGGACGGGTCTGTTAGAATGGCTCTCCCGGGCCTAAGGGCCAGGCTGCTGCGGCTGTCAATGCTCCTGGGTTTGAGATGCTTGGCCACCTGCAGAGCTCCCTAGCCCTGCCCCGAGGACCACCCAGCCACACAGCCAGCCCCTCACCGGCTCATTCAGTGGGTCTGTTTCCTTCCTGCGTGGGGCGCCGAATTTCACCTGGTGAACTGGGGGCCCAGATCCAGGGGTTAGGAGGCCAGAGACTCAGGACTGATCCCTAAAATCATACCAACTCCACACACAGCCCCCCATCAACTCCACACACAGCCCCCCACCAACTCCACACAGATAGCCCTCTGCCAACTCTCCCAATTCTATACATTCGGCCCCCTCCAGGCAAACACAAAGCGCCCCCCAAGTCCACACTCAGCCCTCCATCACCAAATTCACATACATAGCCCCCCAATCCACACAGCCCCCACCAAATCCATACACAGAGCCCCCAATCCACCCACAGCTCCGCCTCCCAAAAACAGACTCACACTGGATCTCCGAGGGGGTCCTCTCGGCTGGGCCATGCTGCCCCCGGGAGTGAATGGTGTCCGGAAATATGTCATAAGTCTACAGGAGAACACACACAGTGGACACACGCCCACACTCACCTCATACTAGGTATTCCTTGAGGTGCTTTATACACACTGACGTGTTTGTATTCACAATAATGCTCTGAGATTACCGTGAGATTAAACGCACCTtcctttcacagatgagaaaaccagcaCAGAGAGCCAAGGAACTTGCCAAAGATCACAGAGAAAACAGGTGACTTAAGTTAAGGACCTTCAGTTAAGGTGGCCCTTAACTTCACAGGGCCAAGGGCAAGAACCTATTGGAGTGGGAGACAGGGATGCAAACTAGCTCAGGGAAGATTCCTAACGCGTGGGCTCAACCAGACCGAAGCTCCCTGTGCTGCAAACACACGAGCTGAAGGGACGTGACTGAATCACCTCTGTACTCCTCAGCCCCAGACCAGGCCAAGACCCAGTCCCCAAGGGGTCTCACTTACCTCCAGGTCACAGTCTTCTGGAGAGGGGGTTCCCAGGTGGGGATCATTGGCCTTGTCCAACAGCTGTGTGAGGAGAGCCCGAGGCAGGTGCTGGGTCGTGAAGGGGTGCTGGAGGATGGAGGGGGGCGCAGCTTGGTTCCTGGCCTCCGGTCCCTGCTTCTGAGCATCAGGCCCCCTGCtcccccctcctgcctcccacctgcAGAAGCCTCTCCGCTGTTGGTCTCTTCTTGGGATTCTTGGTCAAGGCAAGCTTGAGGAAGTGATGGAAATTCTGGGTCCTAGTGGGTACAAGAGCCCCCCCGCCCCAATCCCGGCCCAGGTTAGCCCTCAGGCAGAGCGTCCTGCCCCTACTCCAGAAGATTCTGCGGAGCCTGCCCAGGGAGGGGCCAGCTTGAGGCCACGGGCAGCTGGCCTGAGCAACACTGCTGTTGCGACACGGCAGCGCCTCCATTATCAGCCATCTGCCTTTCTTCCTTGTCCACATGGGTCCCCGGCGTGGAGGCAGGGCCCAGGCCCCACTCCTGCAGACGGTCTGTGGAGGCCCAGGAAGGGCAGACCCTCAAGGCTGCACCTGGGGAACCGGCAGATGGCTCCTCCACCCTCATCGGGCTGGA
The genomic region above belongs to Bos taurus isolate L1 Dominette 01449 registration number 42190680 breed Hereford chromosome 29, ARS-UCD2.0, whole genome shotgun sequence and contains:
- the MAP4K2 gene encoding mitogen-activated protein kinase kinase kinase kinase 2 isoform X1, coding for MALLQNVSLQDPRDRFELLQRVGAGTYGDVYKARDTVTSELAAVKIVKLDPGDDISSLQQEITILRECRHPNVVAYIGSYLRNDRLWICMEFCGGGSLQEIYHATGPLEERQIAYVCREALKGLHHLHSQGKIHRDIKGANLLLTLQGDVKLADFGVSGELTASVAKRRSFIGTPYWMAPEVAAVERKGGYNELCDVWALGITAIELGELQPPLFHLHPMRALMLMSKSSFQPPKLRDKTRWTQNFHHFLKLALTKNPKKRPTAERLLQHPFTTQHLPRALLTQLLDKANDPHLGTPSPEDCDLETYDIFPDTIHSRGQHGPAERTPSEIQFHQVKFGAPRRKETDPLNEPWEEEWTLLGKEELSGSLLQSVQEALEERSLTIRPASELQELDSPDDTIGTIKRAPFLGSSPTEPPAEDLHPSLPGTPPLPHPGPASPPLLPTAWATMKHREDPERSSCHGLPPTPKVHMGACFSKVFNGCPLRIHAAITWIHPVTRDQFLVVGAEEGIYTLNLHELHEDTLEKLISHRCAWLYCVNNVLLSLSGKSTHIWAHDLPGLFEQRRLQQQVPLSIPTNRLTQRIIPRRFALSNKIPDTKGCLQCRVVRNPHTGSTFLLAALPSSLLLLQWYEPLQKFLLLKNFSSPLPSPAGMLEPLVLDGKELPQVCVGAEGPEGPGCRVLFHVLPLEAGLTPDILIPPEGFPGSAQQVIQVDRDTVLVCFDRCVRIVNLLGEPTATLAPVLTFDFPIETVVCLQDSVLAFWSHGMQGRSLDTNEVTQEITDETRIFRVLGAHRGSSPPRA
- the MAP4K2 gene encoding mitogen-activated protein kinase kinase kinase kinase 2, translating into MALLQNVSLQDPRDRFELLQRVGAGTYGDVYKARDTVTSELAAVKIVKLDPGDDISSLQQEITILRECRHPNVVAYIGSYLRNDRLWICMEFCGGGSLQEIYHATGPLEERQIAYVCREALKGLHHLHSQGKIHRDIKGANLLLTLQGDVKLADFGVSGELTASVAKRRSFIGTPYWMAPEVAAVERKGGYNELCDVWALGITAIELGELQPPLFHLHPMRALMLMSKSSFQPPKLRDKTRWTQNFHHFLKLALTKNPKKRPTAERLLQHPFTTQHLPRALLTQLLDKANDPHLGTPSPEDCDLETYDIFPDTIHSRGQHGPAERTPSEIQFHQVKFGAPRRKETDPLNEPWEEEWTLLGKEELSGSLLQSVQEALEERSLTIRPASELQELDSPDDTIGTIKRAPFLGSSPTEPPAEDLHPSLPGTPPLPHPGPASPPLLPTAWATMKHREDPERSSCHGLPPTPKVHMGACFSKVFNGCPLRIHAAITWIHPVTRDQFLVVGAEEGIYTLNLHELHEDTLEKLISHRCAWLYCVNNVLLSLSGKSTHIWAHDLPGLFEQRRLQQQVPLSIPTNRLTQRIIPRRFALSNKIPDTKGCLQCRVVRNPHTGSTFLLAALPSSLLLLQWYEPLQKFLLLKNFSSPLPSPAGMLEPLVLDGKELPQVCVGAEGPEGPGCRVLFHVLPLEAGLTPDILIPPEGFPGSAQQVIQVDRDTVLVCFDRCVRIVNLLGEPTATLAPVLTFDFPIETVVCLQDSVLAFWSHGMQGRSLDTNEVTQEITDETRIFRVLGAHRDIILESIPTDKPGAHSNLYILTGHQSSY